The Geotrypetes seraphini chromosome 12, aGeoSer1.1, whole genome shotgun sequence nucleotide sequence cactaccgcctcctttttaggaggcggtagattttgggtaactttgtgcgtgcgctaaaagccCTAGAGCACCTTCCGTAACAGGAGCCctcagtcaatccttggttttcaaattttctcaactttggaacgaacttcctcttattttaaggggtcctggtcctttttAACTCTTTCGTAAATCTTTACAAACTATATTATTTGCCAAACTCTTCAGAAAtcagtcatattaatattttctgactGTTACCTTTTTTTTTAGTATATTTTAGTTACTGTTTTTTAGTTACCGtcaactgagtcgagctccttgCCGAAGACCCGgcatacaaagctaagttttattttagtgtaatttagttttagtttaggtctgtttgtatgcactgcctccattttatgcaaatagacctcatgcatattcactggggaaatcctgaaaacccaattggattgtggccctcgttcCCCCACTCCTGGCCTATAATCTGCGCCGAATCACacttactttctggtaggcgccttggagTACAAGCCTACCCCAAAATGGAAGGTGCCTACCCAGTTGGGTGCCCGCTAATTCATTGTGATTTAATTGCAATTTTTCAATTAACTGTGCCAATTaaggctttttaaataattaagttaggggcctaaattggctaggcatgccaatctaAGCATCTAATTTAActcgtcttttatagaatcagggcctaagtgttacCTTGTGCTTGCAAGCTTATAGAATTAGGAGATCAGTGTGTATTTTCAAGAGGAGGAGCATGCGCACCCTTATTTGAGTGTATGAGTAGACGTCATCAACATAGTAAGGGGGCCGGGGGCGGACCGTCacgggcaccatcttggtagggTACCTTACTGACATGTCTCTACCCTCTATGCCACGCTCGCACCCTTcctttcctgcccctcccccccgtacttctttaaatcttcgccagtgcaagcaactactatggcctgctgctcatgccattctggctccctctgaaaccaCTTCTGggtcgtgggaccaggaagtggcatcagagggaaatccaatgctggcgcaagcagcaggctggagaaactgctAGCACTGGcaggtacgggggtgggaagggagggtgcaagtgtgggGTGCAGAAGGAACTGGGGGAGGTGCAGAAGGAGCAGAGGGGGTAGCATGGAAGgagcgggggcagagaggagggcgcgGGGAGGCGCCACTAGCCCGGTCGCCTCCTACCATCGCTACGCTATGCCAGAAATGTCTGAAAGGCCTAGTTTTTAGGAGACACTGTATTTTCACAAAACAGCACAAGGTGTAAACAGattctttgtgtttttttagcAAACAGGAGCACAACCCTTGTCCGGGGCTGCCTGGAGACTTCCCGATGCAACAACATCACCACCAAGGTAGTGAAAAATGTTGAATACAGTATGCAAGCGTCTTGCTGTGATACAGAGCTGTGCAACACTGCAGCTGGTGCACTCCAAGTCTCCCTTTTCACTGTCCTGGCGCTGATGCTCCTCTGGATAATCCATTAAAGGACACAGACTTAtctccagcaccctccccccccccactaagtTGGAATTATTTATGTCAAATTATTTGTTATGTATCTGCTAtgtatggcagccattttgttttTAGCTTTGATGATATATTTCCCTTCCTACCTAGGATAGGCCTAAACCTCAGTTGCTCAGGTTCTGTGAAGCCGTGTTGTACTGAGACAGGCCTAAGGAAATTAAGGTTCTGGTGGTCCGGTTCTTTCCACCCTCCATCAAAGTTGTGGCACTTTCAAACCAATGATAACAATTTCATATATCTTCTACAACTCATGTGACTGAAACATTCATAAGGTTtccatttttatattattttgccTATTAATATTTATGTTTCGCTTTATAAAAATCATTCCTCTAAACCACAGGTGGCAAACTCAAGGCCCACGGGGCCGAATCCGGCCCACATGGCTGTTTTATGCAGCCCTCTATCCGATGccagagttctgtttaagttttcttgcatttgttacaaagcagTGATCAGGATGCTACCAGATTACCTTGCCTATCAGTTTTCTTTGAACTATTCTAATAAGAGTACATGAAGAATAAATCTATTTAAGTACCCTTCTCTAAAGTcatgtcaatataagaagttttttgacagaattttatcattccaggccACTAAACTGAACATatggcttggaaaacctataCTTGAGGctacttattttgattttagaaaatcactaaagacatGCCTGTTTCACATGTTTACATTTTAGTTGTGATACTGTTTTAACTTCTTCTtgctttttaattgatgtattctTTTTTATCGACTATGTTATTATGTACTTTATATACATTGACTGTATGTatcttttctgttgtgaaccgtttttaacttttggtatagcgatatacaaaaaaaataaattattattattattattatttgcataggggtatctgtgttctgttaggaatgaatgtttagaagcatacagtgtgctttgtgtagtttaattttgtggttatacGGTATATGAAAAATTGATGGGAAAATGGAGTTACAATTGGTTCTATTAtgagggtggggtctggggtgcagattgGGGGGGTCTGGGttgcaacttagcctgtgttttggatttcggcctcttaatgtgattgagtttgacacccctgtcctaatgCATTACTGGACTAATTTCAAGAATGGAATCAGGGACTACCACAGCCTAccctgctttgggatgtaaggtAAAACCAGGAGTGGCTGAAGAAAGGTCTCCCTCCTGGAACCGAGTAACTTCTCAGCTCTGTAGAATTTAGCTTGTGTTTTCAGTGGGAGGATCTAtaattctcctaggacaagcaggatgagtcagccacatatgggtgttgtcccaacagctcccaatttgcggatagctcagagagattttttttttctctctctctgagcacgtgcagtgcccgggccccactgggcatgcccgagccctacccatttccccttgcttccccctaatccccagtctttagtttccgcccgttcccatcggtcggattttctacagctctccattacaacttttctaatcatcaccttgaagatgcctgaatcatctaaagaaatgactgggatgcaggagaaggatgaatacactggatcctcatgaattgtgcgcccactgattggatccggcgctcgaggtttccgtgttgcttgcattgtgcgcacatgtcaccacgtgcacgcaagctaaggaagagggcactgagagacttcatgaagagaagtgaggcccgagaatcttcctccagcagtcatcctcatcggaatgcagcagcgggggatccacaagctacagcggcaaggagcctccaggatgccctggctcagctaatccccccgcctgcactcggcccggtagagaaatatctcccggagtccctgcatgttgccgcttacagccagcctctgcagggcagccgataggagtctcaccagaccgagagatctctccaggagtcactgcatgctgccgcgtaaaGCCAGCCTCTGCAATCAGCaaagtaactacacttttgtgCTGTTTTCCCACTAGATGGTGCAATTGTATTCTAGGCCCAGTATGAATGATGTGTCTTTTAATAGTGCTGCCTTTTCAAAGGTAGAGTTGTTGCTGTCTGACTCTTGCACTGGGGAGCCTTCCTGATGCATTTCATCCACATGGAACACAAAGCCTTGTTTATTTGAGGGGCTGTAGCAGAGCCCTGGGATTGGGGGGTGGATGGGACCCTTCCTCCCTGTTCTGCCCCTCGGAGTGTATGTAGGAGTCACCCCGGCACTGCTGCCTTTCCAGTTCTTTCATTTGTGGATTGGGCAGGGAGTGTTTCCCAAGCTCAAACCTGAAACACAGGAAGTAACTCATCTCTGACCATGTATTTAACTTCCCTTGTACTctcgcctctctctctctctctctttcgtaTAGTGCTTGTCATTTTTACAGCTATGATGGGCctgggctagattctataaagttGCAGGCCCAAATATCCAACTAGCATGCAAATTCGGGCACCCAAGTTATAGAACAGTGCCAGTTATCATGTCtaacttaattgttaaattagcaaccagttggaagaattgggagcactttagttttcctttctggtgggcgagcttatgcttaacttataagtatgagaaaatgaatgctgacttgctggggcataataagatagtCAAATTGGTCcattggggtccattgacgtcttttgtagatttgttatagttttcctttatctttatctttattttcctttgtattgCACCCACATatccaggggggggggtgagagcaggaaggggggtatatcttttgttttggtattattcctgatggtaatgatggatgggggaggggatttttatcttttgtatagattctgattgtttataagtgcttatttgattattgttatttatatgtaaattgtattgcactttttgttggcattaaaaactaaataaagtttcaTAATAAATTAGCAACCAGTTGGCCTTAAGTACCAGTAATAGCCATTAAGCAGTGTTAATTAATGTTATTTggcactaattttttttaaaaaattatttatttatatttgaaagAAATTATCAAGAAACGTCTTGTGCAGAAGATTGAAAAAGTCATTCAATAATGAAACATAAGCAATATGCAAGTAAATCCTTACTTAATCAAATCCATAGTCCTCAAAAATGGATCCAAGATATTTAATGAGTgacaattaaaggaaaaaaaaaaaaaaaaaaggactctcGTCCAAATAACAGGAAAGTGGTATATCTAACTGTGGTTTTATGAGTACACTAATTACATCTAACTTGTTACCTCCACTTCAAGACGTCTAAAGAGAAATAAAACCTGttaattgagatggttcaaagataTATCGGTACTTAATACCGTATTCCccagctagatctcttagatcagcagatcaatACTTGCTAACCATTCCATCATTAAAAGTAATAGTCACTAGAAGAACTACAACCTTTTCTATTTTGGGAcctcagctttggaacaaacttccaatttTTCTGCGCGCCGAAAcctctctagaaaaatttaaaagtaaattaaaaacctatctttataaagatgcatttgaatctTAAATCAGATAATCTTTTTTCTTCTTAAGATCTTCCTACTTACTCTTAGATTAAGtcttcttttaaatatgtatttttagcCCAAATTTCACTTAAATATTAATGGtttttttgaaaataatcttCCTGATGTTACTCTTCCCtaagatgtttttcttttggttttttacTTTAAACAATTGTAGTTTTATCCCTGTATTCCTTATGTATTATTAATTGTCTATGGATATGTTTTTTATGTCTATtgttcaaatgattttatttatctcccaattttatttttgtgatacgcattgaaaatatttgatattgcgtgtaaatcaaaattttaataaacttgaaacttgaaatatatTTATGAGATCTATATTTAACAACGCATTTGCATAGAtatcttaaaaagaaaacaccACCCATCGCTATTACCCCTGGTTTAAGGATCAAGAACTGATGTCGTCGTTTCTGGGTTTCCCTTGTCACATCAGGGAATATTTGAATTTTCTCTCCTAGAAATTCTTTAAGTCTGTTTTTgaaataattggcactaatttgtgGCTACACTTGTATATATAATATATGTCTGCCATGCTATATTTGCCATGCTAGgcttgtatatataatactacGTCTGCCATGCTATATTTGCCATGCTGTGCTTGTATATATACTACGTCTGCCATGTTATAATTGCCATGTTAGgcttgtatatataatactacGTCTGCCATGCTATAATTGCCATGCTAGgcttgtatatataatactacGTCCGCCATGCCATATTTGCCATGCTAtgcttgtatatataatactacaTCTGCCATGCTATATTTGCCATGCTAGgcttgtatatataatactacGTCTGCCATGCTATATTTGCCATGCTGtgcttgtatatataatactacGTCTGCCATGCTATATTTGTTATGCTAGgcttgtatatataatactatgtCTGCCATGCTATAATTGCCATGCTAGGCTTGTATATATAATTCTACGTCTGCCATGCTATATTTGCCATACTAtgcttgtatatataatactacaTCTGCCATGCTATATTTGCCATGCTAGgcttgtatatataatactatgtCTGCCATGCTATATTTGCCATGCTGtgcttgtatatataatactacGTCTGCCATGCTATATTTGTCATGCTAGgcttgtatatataatactacGTCTGCCATGCTATATTTGCCATGCTGtgcttgtatatataatactacGTCTGCCATGCTATATTTGTTATGCTAGgcttgtatatataatactatgtCTGCCATGCTATAATTGCCATGCTAGGCTTGTATATATAATTCTACGTCTGCCATGCTATATTTGCCATACTAtgcttgtatatataatactacaTCTGCCATGCTATATTTGCCATGCTAGgcttgtatatataatactacGTCTGCCATGCTATATTTGCCATGCTGtgcttgtatatataatactacGTCTGCCATGCTATATTTGTTATGCTAGgcttgtatatataatactatgtCTGCCATGCTATAATTGCCATGCTAGGCTTGTATATATAATTCTACGTCTGCCATGCTATATTTGCCATACTAtgcttgtatatataatactacaTCTGCCATGCTATATTTGCCATGCTAGgcttgtatatataatactatgtCTGCCATGCTATATTTGCCATGCTGtgcttgtatatataatactacGTCTGCCATGCTATATTTGTCATGCTAGgcttgtatatataatactacGTCTGCCATGCTATATTTGCCATGCTGtgcttgtatatataatactacGTCTGCCATGCTATATTTGTTATGCTAGgcttgtatatataatactatgtCTGCCATGCTATAATTGCCATGCTAGGCTTGTATATATAATTCTACGTCTGCCATGCTATATTTGCCATACTAtgcttgtatatataatactacaTCTGCCATGCTATATTTGCCATGCTAGgcttgtatatataatactatgtCTGCCATGCTATATTTGTCATGCTAGgcttgtatatataatactacGTCTGCCATGCTATAATTGCCATGTTAGGCTTGTATATATAATGCTACATCTGCCATGCTATATTTGCCATGCTGtgcttgtatatataatactacGTCTGCCATTCTATATTTGTCATGCTAGgcttgtatatataatactacGTCTGCCATGCTATAATTGCCATGCTAGgcttgtatatataatactacGTCTGCCATGCTATATTTGCCATGCTGtgcttgtatatataatactataTCTGCCATGCTATATTTGTCATGCTAGgcttgtatatataatactacGTCTGCCATGCTATAATTGCCATGCTAGgcttgtatatataatactacGTCTGCCATGCTATATTTGCCATGCTGtgcttgtatatataatactatgtCTGCCATGCTATATTTGTCATGCTAGgcttgtatatataatactacGTCTGCCATGCTATAATTGCCATGTTAGGCTTGTATATATAATGCTACATCTGCCATGCTATATTTGCCATGCTAAGCTACCATACTATGTTTTTTCATGCTGTGTCACACCATGCCGTAtttgtcatgttatattttaccatgctttgctatgtatgtaaacttgtaacccgttctgagctttcccgggaggacaggatataaaaccaaataaataaatgaacctCTCCGAGCTCGGGACCGCCTCTGGTGAGCCTCTACGCGGACgtcgacacgatgatgtcatgaGCCTGCGCACATGCATATGAAGTCATCGCTTCAACGTCAGCACATGCTCAgcggccctccagatgtggcccccgagcttggggacttccaaaacccggacaaactcctggaaatccctctggacagtcctctaaaacgaGGATGTGTTCAGGTTTCCCTGGACAACTGGTAAACCtcatttcaaatgtcatgttgtTGTTTTCTTGCTTCTTCCCTACCAGAGACTGCTGCACTCATCTCTCTTTTGATAGAaacatctagaacagtggtctcaaactcaaaccctttgcagggccacattttggatttgtaggtacttggagggccgaagaaaaaaaatagttaatgtcttattaaagaaatgacaatttggcatgaggtaaaactctttatagtttataaatctttccttttggctaagtcttaataataatattgtatttatagctaaagagacatatgatcaagaaactgttttattctacttttgtgattatgataaacataccgagggcctcaaaatagtacctggcgggctgcgagtttgaaaccactagTCTAGAAGTACATGTCCCACACTTTCAaacatatatattagatttccagtgttggctcattttgagagaaaaaaagaaagttgccAGAGaggtgccgccccccccccccccaccaagtcaGCGCCTGGAGCAGTCCACCCCCCCTGTcccccctcactacgccacttaTAGAATAGTCTGGATCTTCACCCAATTTGCATTCTGGGATCTACTACTCCTGCtagacgtatgcagcactgtatgttaaaaatattcaaaagagagtccctgctcagtagagcttacagtctaaatcacacatggttttatttatttaacaattgttatacagtaaacccccgcgaATTTATAGTTTGCAAATCGCGaactcagtaatttgcggtattttccgaccgccactTCCttatactaaagtcatggttataccaatcaggagctgctttgacacgcctaAGAAACACTAAGCGAATTACCGTGGCAGCCCGCAGTAATCGCATCAAAGCTCATTGGGTTTTGTTGCCgtgtggcttcgtaaaagtgtgtgtgggggggggggggggaggggaggataagCAACTTGcataaaaacatacacaataaccATTTTAATTGTACCACATAAatccaaacataaaatcatatcataTTAATTCCACACAAGAGATATTATTTGCACAcatgtacaaattaaaaaaaaaaaaaggaaaagagattTCAGAGGTAAGAGAAACAACTGGGGTTAAACTGGTAACAGTCTCAGCAGTTCAGGCTGAAAAGGGCATGTGAAGAGATATTTTGGATCCCAGGCTGGGTGTGTCCCTGGCAGTGATTCATCTGTGCGGGCAGAACATCAAAACACTCACAGAGGCTCTCCAAACAAAATAATGAAATActgtttttctaaaaaaaaaagaaaacacccctctctcccccccgaaaagaacaaaaaaacagACACGCGGTGGAAATCGTAACCCGGGCGCATTTTTTCCCAAGGTGTCACAAGGTCAGATTTGAGCACCCTGTGAAAACGCACTTAAGGTGTGAGTCTCCAGGCAAATTCTGGACTGCTTTTGCCTTTGGGCGAGTCATTATAGTGTCTCTCGTTAAATGTGGGATTGCCGTTCACATACTTCTCTGAACTCGCAGGGGCGGGGAATGAAGGAAGGAGAAATTTTAGAAGGGACTGATGTGGGACTCTCGTGTTCAACAACCTCTGAAACCCATGAACTCTAGTCCCCGGCTCTGTCGCTGGTGCTTTGTGTCCGCCTTACGGGCCAGTCACTCCCCCTCCCTTGGGTCGATGCTCAAAACCCAACGCGGGCGCTAGAGGCGATTGACGCCAGACTAGCCCACGCGCTATTAGCGCAGGTTGAGCAGGAGACATCATAGGCGCCGAAGATTAacgcaaatagcatgcaaatgtaATCAAATGGATGTTAATGAGGTAATTTCCAGTT carries:
- the SPACA4 gene encoding sperm acrosome membrane-associated protein 4 — protein: MEHLGLLTLVAFVAISQGNALVCYRCQVILDNDTMKPPCPLIKMLCGDNESCASYTLSATNRSTTLVRGCLETSRCNNITTKVVKNVEYSMQASCCDTELCNTAAGALQVSLFTVLALMLLWIIH